A window of Phragmitibacter flavus contains these coding sequences:
- a CDS encoding Imm52 family immunity protein, giving the protein MANIYTTVVWSARMETDEEIALSVRKTFDGLYHLNHDLDKWFSKERPKKGEKIKPRSLEVEFLKDIISKDRAELKFITEEYAEPLENRGVNVGFKSNIDWQKSVGVSFNMGYTQGAICNSCTIDSRGDNHIVEPLNMEHLFAVLKLMVEVLGPDYGFVQGSSFRDSIKPKPNFNINFGWLTYVKDINRVKHLVGDNLSLLDEYYLSLGPGLPPKSCEGMDLDFLMELNSAMDHRK; this is encoded by the coding sequence ATGGCTAATATCTACACAACAGTAGTATGGTCTGCAAGGATGGAGACAGACGAAGAAATTGCTCTGAGTGTAAGGAAGACATTTGATGGGCTATATCATCTTAACCATGATCTGGATAAATGGTTCTCAAAAGAACGCCCAAAGAAGGGAGAAAAAATTAAGCCTCGAAGCCTCGAAGTGGAGTTTTTGAAAGACATTATTTCGAAAGATCGCGCGGAACTTAAATTCATAACTGAAGAATATGCAGAACCCCTTGAGAACCGCGGTGTCAATGTGGGTTTCAAATCAAATATTGACTGGCAAAAAAGTGTGGGCGTTAGCTTCAACATGGGATACACACAAGGCGCTATCTGCAATTCATGCACCATTGACTCTAGAGGAGATAATCATATTGTTGAACCGCTAAACATGGAGCATTTGTTCGCCGTTCTAAAGTTGATGGTTGAGGTGTTAGGGCCGGATTACGGTTTTGTGCAGGGTTCTTCATTTCGGGATTCCATCAAGCCTAAACCCAACTTTAACATTAATTTTGGATGGCTTACTTATGTGAAAGACATTAATCGAGTTAAGCATTTGGTTGGTGATAACTTGTCGTTGCTCGATGAATACTATCTATCTTTAGGACCAGGCTTGCCACCTAAATCATGCGAAGGCATGGATTTGGATTTTTTGATGGAGCTGAACTCTGCCATGGATCACCGCAAGTAA
- a CDS encoding LysR family transcriptional regulator, with protein MDLRHLRYFVAVASHGSFNRAAEILHLTQPPLSRQVKDLEDELGVTLLVRGSNSVKLTEAGELFYEEAREVLARADDAVRRVRGETGKEILRVGYSSSITTGIIATVLAKFQAAAPRVRIELSDLSSREINEMAGEGRLDLVITPRISVAKGIPGFQWTELHRWQPVLVLTARHPLAKLKRIPVARLDGLPLIGLAKDNSPEYVTSARELLKPFGITPRFVSLVNDSFSTLFVELEAQNAAAILVEGIVGILPQTLVVMPFTPKLASFPVVIGLPVLRPKPHAEMFARLMIEEARSQ; from the coding sequence ATGGACCTTCGCCACCTGCGCTACTTTGTCGCTGTCGCTTCCCATGGATCGTTCAATCGTGCGGCGGAGATTCTGCACCTCACCCAACCACCGCTCAGCAGGCAGGTGAAGGATCTCGAAGATGAACTGGGTGTAACCCTCCTTGTGCGCGGATCCAACTCGGTAAAGCTCACGGAAGCGGGTGAGCTGTTTTATGAAGAAGCGCGGGAAGTGCTCGCTCGCGCGGACGACGCAGTTCGCCGTGTGCGTGGGGAAACGGGCAAAGAGATTTTGCGTGTGGGCTACTCCTCTTCGATCACCACGGGCATCATTGCCACTGTGCTGGCAAAATTCCAGGCAGCCGCGCCACGCGTGCGCATCGAGTTGTCGGATCTGTCATCGCGGGAGATCAATGAAATGGCTGGCGAGGGACGGCTCGACCTTGTGATCACTCCTCGAATTTCCGTCGCGAAGGGGATTCCGGGATTTCAATGGACCGAGCTACATCGCTGGCAGCCGGTGCTGGTCCTGACGGCGCGGCACCCGTTAGCGAAGCTGAAACGAATCCCTGTCGCGCGACTGGATGGTTTACCACTGATTGGTCTGGCGAAGGACAATTCTCCCGAATATGTCACGAGCGCCCGTGAGCTGCTTAAACCCTTTGGAATCACGCCACGATTTGTTTCATTGGTGAACGATAGCTTTTCCACTCTTTTCGTCGAATTGGAAGCTCAAAATGCCGCCGCCATTTTAGTCGAGGGCATCGTCGGTATCCTGCCGCAGACACTGGTCGTAATGCCATTTACGCCGAAGTTGGCCAGCTTCCCGGTGGTGATTGGTCTTCCTGTCTTGCGACCCAAACCCCACGCCGAGATGTTTGCGCGTTTGATGATAGAAGAAGCGCGAAGCCAGTAG
- a CDS encoding hydrolase: MNNNKTGIKALLRPEDSILVLIDHQPYQFTNLNSHEPTMIINNVIGLAKSAKVFEVPTILTTVIEERGGYLIKGLQDVFPEQKPIDRTFINTWEDPKVTDLVKKSGRKQLVLAALWTEVCLAMPAIQALGEGYDVFIVTDASGGVSAEAHDMAVRRMVQAGAVPITWMAVAAEWQRDWARENTAAGLSNVLLEHGGGSGVALAWEIQLLASAQQASK, translated from the coding sequence ATGAATAACAACAAGACCGGCATCAAAGCCCTCCTCCGCCCCGAAGACAGCATCCTTGTGTTGATCGATCATCAGCCCTACCAGTTCACCAACCTGAACAGCCACGAGCCGACCATGATCATCAACAATGTCATTGGCCTCGCCAAGTCCGCGAAGGTTTTCGAAGTCCCCACCATTCTCACCACCGTGATTGAGGAGCGCGGCGGTTATCTCATCAAGGGACTGCAGGATGTTTTCCCCGAGCAAAAGCCGATTGACCGCACTTTCATCAACACCTGGGAAGATCCGAAGGTCACAGATCTGGTGAAGAAGAGCGGGCGCAAGCAGCTCGTTCTCGCCGCGCTGTGGACCGAGGTCTGCCTCGCGATGCCGGCGATCCAGGCGCTCGGCGAAGGCTACGACGTTTTTATTGTCACCGACGCCTCGGGCGGCGTCAGCGCGGAAGCCCATGACATGGCCGTGCGCCGCATGGTTCAGGCCGGTGCGGTGCCGATCACATGGATGGCCGTGGCCGCTGAATGGCAGCGCGATTGGGCGCGCGAGAATACCGCCGCCGGACTTTCCAATGTCCTCCTTGAGCATGGCGGTGGCAGCGGGGTCGCCCTCGCCTGGGAAATTCAGCTCCTGGCCAGCGCCCAACAGGCAAGCAAGTGA
- a CDS encoding diacylglycerol/lipid kinase family protein, with protein sequence MAIPVLINPAANSTKAAGQVERVRRLSPAAEVLMTEGVGSATRMALDLAQQGHRLVVAAGGDGTVNEVINGLAAFNAKEPDAEKQVKIGILPVGTMNVMAFELGLPGRDLEACWKVIQEGKVREVDLWMANDQYFAQLAGVGLDAEIVQQTPWEMKRKFGPLSYVMTAARVLGQEAPLLSVEIEGRPPLFGSIVLVGNGRHYGGPVPVFRQANNADGLLDIVIFHKRRPLEVFQFLSAMAFDGYEACEDLDYLQAREFRVLSQQKQEVPYELDGELGKTTPVVFKPAGFPLRVVV encoded by the coding sequence ATGGCTATTCCTGTATTGATCAATCCCGCAGCCAACAGCACGAAGGCGGCGGGTCAGGTGGAACGTGTTCGAAGATTGTCGCCCGCAGCGGAGGTGTTGATGACGGAGGGCGTGGGTTCCGCGACGCGGATGGCGCTGGATTTGGCGCAGCAAGGGCATCGTCTGGTGGTGGCGGCCGGGGGCGATGGCACGGTGAATGAAGTCATCAACGGCTTGGCGGCGTTCAATGCAAAGGAACCTGATGCGGAGAAGCAGGTGAAGATCGGCATTCTACCGGTCGGGACGATGAACGTGATGGCTTTTGAGCTGGGACTGCCGGGGCGTGACCTGGAGGCTTGTTGGAAAGTCATTCAGGAGGGCAAGGTGCGTGAGGTGGATTTGTGGATGGCGAATGACCAGTATTTTGCTCAACTTGCCGGGGTGGGTCTGGATGCGGAGATCGTGCAGCAGACGCCGTGGGAGATGAAGCGCAAGTTTGGTCCGTTGAGTTATGTGATGACGGCGGCACGCGTGCTGGGTCAGGAGGCGCCTTTGTTGTCAGTGGAGATTGAGGGACGACCGCCGTTGTTTGGATCGATCGTTTTGGTGGGCAATGGCCGGCATTATGGGGGGCCGGTGCCGGTGTTTCGGCAGGCGAACAATGCCGATGGTTTGCTCGACATTGTGATTTTTCACAAACGCCGCCCGCTGGAGGTGTTTCAGTTTCTGAGCGCCATGGCGTTTGACGGGTATGAAGCTTGTGAAGACCTGGATTATTTGCAGGCGCGTGAGTTCCGGGTGCTATCGCAGCAGAAGCAAGAGGTGCCCTATGAGCTGGATGGAGAGCTGGGCAAAACGACGCCCGTAGTTTTCAAGCCGGCAGGGTTTCCGCTTCGGGTGGTGGTGTGA
- a CDS encoding toxin-antitoxin system HicB family antitoxin produces MLRDKKIIFPFAKKNNLPSYFHGQPLRLPDSLHRNLKSAAEADGISINQFISLAVAEKLSALQTYDIIAERAKGSSRDAFLQAMSLVPQGPVQEGDELP; encoded by the coding sequence GTGTTGAGAGACAAAAAAATAATCTTCCCATTTGCTAAGAAAAATAATCTTCCGAGCTACTTCCATGGGCAACCTTTGAGACTCCCTGATTCACTTCACCGCAATCTTAAAAGCGCAGCGGAAGCCGATGGCATTTCCATCAATCAATTTATCAGTTTGGCCGTAGCAGAAAAGCTTTCCGCTCTGCAGACCTACGACATTATCGCCGAGCGAGCAAAAGGATCCTCCAGAGACGCCTTTCTCCAAGCGATGTCTCTTGTGCCACAAGGACCGGTTCAAGAGGGTGACGAACTACCCTAA
- a CDS encoding Imm52 family immunity protein, whose protein sequence is MMWAAGEDRQIVNFLHTDVIFLVIFLQIVNFLHTDVIFLTVKVAIDGVKADGTLIEAKGSYTDQFKYGFKNAMDGLIIQARKQIMVAESAGVRLEYHWKNASEADSFRELLIENGIDPSKIDIIHTPAEWKFMSNIYIGVYWGSRLETDEAIAAKIKNVLTGVASINPRIHQWFELDTHKGKPPIPLAVDIENLQRILRKRRGGNDCKGIQETFKSDIQWNKSISVSFAMGHHNVSAGPNSCVVKANGQREIVEPLSMEGLWDVLKLLVAVMSPDDGFVQDRIFINSIEHLRNKLAFFGWITYKKDIDCIKPLLGNDLSLSEGNYLLLGCGLPPKSCDGMDINFLMKFHDAMARRD, encoded by the coding sequence ATGATGTGGGCGGCAGGTGAAGATCGACAAATTGTCAATTTTTTGCACACTGACGTCATTTTTCTCGTCATTTTTCTCCAAATTGTCAATTTTTTGCACACTGACGTCATTTTTCTCACGGTCAAGGTAGCAATCGATGGCGTCAAAGCTGATGGCACTCTAATTGAGGCCAAGGGAAGTTACACTGACCAGTTCAAATACGGTTTCAAGAATGCAATGGACGGGCTAATCATCCAGGCTAGAAAGCAGATTATGGTAGCTGAATCAGCTGGCGTTAGGCTTGAATATCATTGGAAGAATGCATCAGAAGCGGATTCTTTTAGAGAATTATTGATAGAGAATGGTATAGACCCTTCTAAGATTGACATCATTCACACGCCAGCGGAATGGAAGTTTATGTCTAATATTTACATCGGGGTCTATTGGGGTAGTCGCCTCGAAACCGACGAAGCTATCGCTGCTAAAATTAAAAATGTGTTAACTGGTGTGGCCAGTATTAACCCACGCATTCACCAGTGGTTTGAATTGGATACACACAAGGGTAAACCGCCAATTCCTCTTGCCGTCGATATCGAAAACCTTCAGCGTATTTTACGTAAGAGGAGAGGAGGCAATGATTGCAAGGGTATCCAAGAAACGTTTAAATCAGATATTCAGTGGAATAAGAGCATCTCTGTTTCATTTGCTATGGGTCATCATAATGTGAGCGCAGGTCCTAATTCATGTGTTGTCAAGGCAAACGGCCAACGTGAAATTGTCGAGCCTCTATCCATGGAAGGACTTTGGGATGTTCTAAAATTATTAGTTGCTGTGATGTCGCCAGACGACGGTTTTGTTCAAGACCGGATATTCATTAATTCAATCGAGCATCTACGAAATAAACTTGCGTTTTTTGGATGGATTACATATAAGAAAGATATAGACTGCATCAAGCCACTACTGGGAAACGATCTCTCCCTGAGTGAGGGGAACTATCTTTTATTGGGTTGTGGACTTCCGCCCAAATCATGCGATGGGATGGATATTAATTTTCTGATGAAATTTCACGATGCCATGGCCCGTCGTGATTAG
- a CDS encoding transposase, whose amino-acid sequence MPTTATLANAFFAPLHLALQASSSSRSCPSLSDQDWLSIGTLRVLQDHPSGRAFLLHLASSNSLKPIASSLFFAGLASRRRGLLCAEVNTHLCSILARQLPDELADCPSLAGFDIYAGDGHYHAAACHDITDAKSQNRRAVGHFFTLNLRSHALSYLTGADAVGRKREHDMRALKRMDKETLRHDAPKGRNVIYVWDKAGIDFRAWYNWKQSAGIYFISREKDNMKLTVNAVRPWDTSSSMNAGVQADELAGSSNGVQLRRVTYQDAMQGTTYTFITNEMTLEPGVIAHLYKMRWDIEKVFDELKNKLQERKAWASSAVAKAMQAQFLCITHNLLMLYEQQVEQEHGITNEAEQSRRAKRLEEVKSSLQNRGLSLPALQQSIQRFTQRSVKFIRWIRCYLFFTGCYQQALSHLRRVYATL is encoded by the coding sequence ATGCCCACTACCGCTACTCTCGCCAACGCCTTCTTTGCGCCACTTCATCTCGCTCTTCAGGCAAGCTCGTCCTCTCGTAGCTGCCCGTCACTTTCCGATCAAGACTGGCTCAGCATTGGCACTTTGCGCGTTCTCCAGGATCATCCCTCAGGTAGAGCTTTTCTTCTCCACCTCGCCTCTTCAAATTCATTGAAACCCATCGCCTCTTCCCTCTTCTTCGCCGGTCTGGCAAGCCGCCGTCGCGGCCTCCTCTGCGCTGAAGTTAACACTCACTTATGTTCCATTCTTGCACGTCAACTGCCTGATGAGCTGGCAGATTGCCCCTCGCTGGCTGGTTTCGATATTTATGCCGGGGATGGTCATTACCATGCCGCCGCCTGCCATGACATTACTGATGCGAAGAGCCAGAACCGACGAGCGGTGGGACATTTTTTTACGCTCAACCTGCGCAGCCATGCCCTGAGTTACCTCACCGGAGCAGATGCCGTCGGCCGCAAGCGTGAACATGACATGCGAGCCCTCAAACGCATGGACAAAGAGACGCTTCGCCACGACGCGCCTAAAGGACGAAATGTGATTTATGTCTGGGACAAAGCAGGTATTGACTTCAGGGCCTGGTATAACTGGAAACAGTCCGCTGGCATCTATTTTATCAGTCGAGAGAAGGATAACATGAAGTTAACGGTGAACGCCGTGCGTCCGTGGGATACCTCGTCCAGCATGAATGCCGGAGTGCAGGCTGATGAGTTGGCGGGCAGCTCCAACGGCGTTCAACTGCGTCGAGTGACTTATCAGGATGCGATGCAGGGAACGACTTACACATTTATCACCAATGAGATGACATTGGAACCCGGCGTGATAGCCCATCTCTACAAGATGCGTTGGGATATTGAGAAAGTCTTTGATGAGCTTAAGAACAAGTTACAGGAACGCAAAGCGTGGGCAAGCAGTGCGGTGGCAAAGGCTATGCAGGCACAGTTCTTGTGCATCACTCATAATCTTCTGATGTTATATGAGCAGCAGGTGGAACAGGAGCATGGCATCACCAATGAAGCGGAGCAGTCGAGGCGTGCAAAGCGGCTGGAGGAGGTGAAATCGAGTTTGCAAAACCGAGGTCTCAGTCTGCCTGCGTTGCAACAAAGCATCCAGCGCTTCACGCAGAGGAGTGTAAAGTTCATTCGTTGGATACGATGTTATCTGTTTTTCACGGGTTGTTATCAACAAGCTCTAAGCCATTTAAGGCGCGTCTATGCTACTCTGTGA
- a CDS encoding DUF3592 domain-containing protein, which produces MDFLFEWIGLILNWLAVLMEWSLRLSPIIGIATLVIAIHKHRARILHLRTSEVVEGEVIELESSDEDPVYAWVKVSLPDGTEETMRSTFASSPPAFAVGQRIKVHFNSSAKPRLLINHLFEKWGIIGLLYVTASGCMVAAWLLPHSLDSDFFDQIRRAISH; this is translated from the coding sequence ATGGACTTTTTGTTTGAATGGATCGGTCTGATCCTGAATTGGTTGGCCGTCCTGATGGAGTGGAGTCTTCGCCTTTCGCCCATCATCGGCATCGCAACCCTTGTGATCGCTATCCACAAACATCGTGCGAGAATCCTCCATTTGCGCACATCAGAAGTAGTTGAAGGCGAGGTGATCGAACTTGAATCCTCAGACGAAGATCCTGTCTATGCGTGGGTCAAAGTATCCCTTCCAGATGGAACGGAGGAAACGATGCGTAGCACTTTTGCGTCGTCGCCTCCGGCTTTTGCCGTTGGCCAGCGCATAAAAGTCCATTTCAATTCCTCCGCAAAACCACGCCTGCTCATCAACCATTTGTTTGAAAAATGGGGGATCATTGGTCTGTTATATGTTACCGCTTCTGGATGCATGGTGGCTGCCTGGCTGTTGCCCCATTCTCTCGACTCCGACTTCTTCGATCAAATCCGCCGCGCCATAAGTCACTAG
- a CDS encoding metallophosphoesterase family protein, with product MSFTFLHTADWQLGKPFASMRDEAKRHRVQEERVEAVRRLGKVVQETGARMVMVAGDLFDSSKATKATVSAACAAIGSLKVPVVVIPGNHDHGGPGSIWDQAFFLREQRELAPNLTVLLKAEPVVFEEVGVVVLPAPLLRRFESGDPTGWLRSFDFDGMELPRVVLAHGTVQGFGSAQQQEDEEEMGGSVANWIEVSRLPLEALDYVALGDWHGAKKIGDKVWYAGTPEVDRFPRGEGNDPGNVLKVTVARGDLPVVEKVATAKLQWREMAMAFSEDAGLDLLGSRLEEMVGTRGAEFLLRLTVEGVLGIEAAGRLEQMLESWESRLLRLKLENRVMMAPSEEELEGLTRRADDPLVAAVAGQLVEQLAGGDEVARVALRELHAACVAVRG from the coding sequence ATGAGTTTCACTTTTCTTCACACGGCAGACTGGCAATTGGGGAAACCTTTTGCTTCGATGCGGGATGAGGCGAAGCGGCATCGGGTGCAGGAGGAACGGGTGGAGGCGGTGCGGAGATTGGGGAAGGTGGTGCAGGAGACGGGGGCGCGGATGGTGATGGTGGCGGGGGATTTGTTTGATTCTTCGAAAGCGACCAAAGCGACGGTTTCGGCGGCTTGTGCGGCAATTGGATCGCTGAAGGTGCCGGTGGTGGTGATTCCGGGAAATCATGATCATGGCGGGCCGGGGAGCATTTGGGATCAGGCGTTTTTTCTGCGTGAACAACGGGAGCTGGCACCGAATTTAACGGTGCTGTTGAAGGCGGAACCGGTGGTTTTTGAGGAGGTTGGCGTGGTGGTTTTGCCAGCGCCGTTGTTGAGGAGATTTGAGTCGGGTGATCCGACGGGGTGGTTGAGGTCGTTTGATTTTGACGGGATGGAGTTGCCGCGGGTGGTGCTGGCGCATGGGACGGTGCAGGGTTTTGGGTCCGCGCAGCAGCAGGAGGATGAAGAGGAAATGGGAGGATCGGTGGCTAACTGGATTGAGGTGTCGAGATTGCCGTTGGAGGCGCTGGATTATGTGGCGCTGGGGGACTGGCACGGAGCGAAGAAGATTGGCGACAAGGTCTGGTATGCGGGGACGCCGGAGGTGGATCGGTTTCCGCGTGGTGAAGGGAATGATCCGGGGAATGTGTTGAAGGTGACGGTGGCACGTGGGGATCTGCCGGTGGTGGAGAAGGTGGCGACTGCGAAGTTGCAGTGGCGGGAGATGGCGATGGCGTTTTCCGAGGATGCGGGGCTGGATTTGTTGGGGTCGCGGTTGGAAGAGATGGTGGGGACGCGCGGGGCGGAGTTTTTGCTGCGGTTAACGGTGGAAGGGGTGCTGGGGATCGAAGCGGCGGGGAGGCTGGAGCAGATGCTGGAGTCTTGGGAGTCGCGGTTGCTGCGGCTGAAGCTGGAGAACCGGGTAATGATGGCTCCGTCGGAGGAGGAGCTGGAGGGGTTGACGCGACGGGCGGATGATCCGTTGGTGGCGGCGGTGGCGGGTCAGTTGGTGGAGCAACTGGCGGGTGGCGATGAAGTGGCGCGAGTGGCGTTAAGGGAACTGCATGCGGCTTGTGTGGCGGTGCGGGGTTGA